A window of Gasterosteus aculeatus chromosome 9, fGasAcu3.hap1.1, whole genome shotgun sequence contains these coding sequences:
- the LOC120825503 gene encoding N-acetylneuraminate-9-phosphate synthase: protein MIMLNVAKLRSILERATFYKRRPYFLFPYSLVPSQDCGADCAKFQKSELDHKFNKKALERPYNSVHSWGKTYGDHKRHLEFSHEQYKELQKYADEVDIFFTASGMDEMAVEFLHELNVPFFKVASADNSNFPYLEKTAKRGRPMVVSSGMQNMETMRQVYKTVKEHNPNFTILQCTSAYPLEAEDVNLRVLTEYQKEFPDIPIGYSGHESGIVISVAAVAMGAKVVERHVTLDKTWKGNDHEASLVPSELAELVRSIRLVERALGNGVKQMLPCEKPCHDKLGKSLVAKVKIPKGTVLTQDMLAVKVAEPMGIDAENIFKMVGKKVKKDVEEDESILPEVVEGYCKKSNC from the exons atgataatgctaaatgtagcaaaactgcgcagcattttagaacgtgcgacattttacaaacggcgcccatactttttattcccttattcACTCGTGCCTTCACAGGACTGCGGTGCGGATTGTGCCAAATTTCAGAAGAGTGAATTGGATCATAAATTCAACAAGAAAGCTTTGGAGCGCCCGTACAATTCTGTTCACTCCTGGGGGAAAACTTATGGTGACCACAAACGCCACCTGGAGTTCAGCCATGAGCAGTACAAGGAACTGCAGAAATATGCTGATGAAGTGGACATCTTTTTCACTGCGTCTGGGATGGATGAG ATGGCAGTGGAGTTCCTCCATGAGCTTAATGTTCCTTTCTTTAAAGTGGCCTCAGCAGACAACAGCAACTTCCCCTATTTGGAGAAGACTGCCAAGAGAG GACGGCCCATGGTTGTATCCAGCGGGATGCAGAACATGGAGACGATGCGTCAGGTCTACAAAACCGTGAAGGAGCACAACCCAAACTTTACCATCCTGCAGTGCACCAGCGCCTATCCTCTGGAAGCAGAGGATGTCAACCTCAGAGTGCTAACG GAGTACCAGAAGGAATTTCCCGATATTCCCATTGGGTATTCCGGCCATGAGTCTGGGATCGTTATTTCTGTTGCGGCCGTAGCAATGGGTGCAAAGGTCGTCGAGCGCCACGTGACCTTGGACAAGACCTGGAAAGGAAATGACCACGAAGCCTCTCTGGTGCCCAGTGAGCTGGCCGAGTTGGTTCGCTCCATCCGGCTGGTGGAAAGGGCGCTGGGCAACGGCGTCAAGCAGATGCTTCCTTGTGAGAAGCCGTGCCATGATAAG CTTGGTAAGTCCTTGGTGGCTAAGGTCAAGATCCCCAAAGGAACTGTCCTGACTCAGGACATGTTGGCGGTGAAGGTGGCCGAACCAATGGGCATCGACGCCGAGAACATCTTCAAAATGGTTGGAAAGAAGGTCAAAaaggacgtggaggaggacgagagcaTCTTGCCAGAGGTGGTGGAAGGGTACTGCAAGAAGAGCAACTGCTAA